In Streptococcus parauberis NCFD 2020, the sequence AAGTTTAGCTTTAGATTATGAAGCTGAACTATTAGAGATAAAAAAAGGTGATCCAGTATTACATATTATCAGAAAAACTTATAATGAAAAAAATATACTTATCGAGTATACCTATAGTATAGCAAGGGCTGACCAATTTAGATATCATATAACACATCAACCACAACCTAATCAATTTTAAGAAGGAGAAAATATGTTTCAATTATCAAGTGACACTTTAAAAACTATGGGAGCTGAAATCACTACTCGTGAAATAAAACAAGAACCAGAACTTTGGCAAGAGACCTTTGATAATTATCTTAAAGAAAAGGAAGAAATTTCTTCTTTTTTAAAAAAGATAATTGAAAGCGCTAACAGTAAAAAAATTAAAGTTATTTTTACTGGAGCTGGAACATCTGAATATGTTGGAAATACTATTTGTTCTTATCTTCAAACCAATGGGGATCGAGGAAATTATTTATTCTATAGTATTGCATCAACTGACTTAGTGGCGTCTCCACAAAATTTTCTTTATCCTGAAGACACAGTTCTTCTTGTTTCTTTTGCTCGAAGTGGTAATAGCCCAGAAAGTGTTGCAGCTGTAAATTTAGTGAATCAATTTGTTCCAAATGCATACCATTTAGCGATAACTTGTGCTAAAGATGGTCAATTAGCTGTTCGTGGAAAAGAGATGCCTAAAAACCATTATGTCTTTTTAATGCCAGAAAGATCAAATGATGCAGGATTTGCTATGACAGGTAGTTTTAGTTGCATGTTGTTTGCTGCTCTCTTAATTTTTGACCAATCCTTATCCATTGATGATAAAAAATTAAATTTAAAGGCAATGGCTTCAATGGCAAAAAATGTCATTAAGCGAGAAGATGAAATTCAATCTTATGTCAATCTTGATTTTAACCGCCTTGTTTATTTAGGTTCTGGAAGTTTGGCAGGACTTACGAAAGAAGCACAGTTAAAAATTTTAGAATTGACAGCTGGAAAGATTGCTACAATTTTTGATTCATCGATGGGATTTAGACACGGACCAAAATCATTTGTAAATGAGAAAACCTTACTTTTTGATTTTGTAAATAATCATCCATATACCAGACAGTATGACCTTGATATTTTGGAAGAAGTAGATGCTGATCAGATTGCCTTAAAAACTATTGCAGTTGCTCAAAAAGGTGAAGTTAACTTTTCAGGAGAAACATTTGAACTAACCTCAGATGTACAGTTAGCTGATGCTTATTTGGCTTTACCAATGATCGTATTTGCACAAACATTAGCCTTATTAACATCTATTAAGGTGAAAAATTTACCGGATACTCCTTCATCAACCGGTACAGTTAATCGTGTTGTAAAAGGTGTTATTATCCATGACTACCACAAATGATAATCTTATGATTTTAACAATAACACTCAATCCCTCAATTGATATCTCATATCCTCTAGAAAGCTTTCATTTAGATACTGTCAATCGTGTAGAAGAGGCAAGTAAAACAGCTGGCGGGAAAGGCCTAAACGTTAGTCGTGTTCTCTCAGAAGTTAATCAAGATATATTAGCTACGGGGTTTATTGGTGGCAGACTTGGACAGTTTTTAACAGAGCAATTAGATCAGTCACAGATAAAAAATCACTTTTATCCCATAGCTGGTGAAACCAGAAATTGTATTGCTATCTTACATGAGGGAATGCAAACAGAGATTCTTGAAAGTGGACCAACAATTACCACGAAAGAAGCTAAAGGCTTTCTCGACCATTTGAAACTAGTGGGTAATGGGGCTGAGGTAATTACCATTTCTGGTAGCTTACCCAAAGGTTTAGATAATAATTTTTATGAATATATTCTAGAATGGGGAAACGGTCATCACAAGCAAGTCGTCCTTGATTGCTCAGGTGCACCACTCATGGCTGTATTAAAAGGTGCTTACAAGCCAACTGTGATAAAACCAAATCTTGAAGAATTAGAAGGTTTAATAGGACAGAAGGTAACAGACGATGATGACAGTATAAAAACTGTATTATCAGTTGACTTATTTAAAGGTATCGAATGGGTCATTGTTTCATTAGGTTCCAAAGGAGCTTTTGCCAAACACAATGATAAGTTTTACCGGGTTACCATTCCCAAAATACAAACCACGAACCCTGTAGGTTCAGGAGATTCTACAGTTGCAGGTATTGCTTGGGCACTATCAAGTAAAGATGATGATAACACTTTGCTTAAGAAATGCAATGTCCTAGGTATGTTGAACGCCCAAGAAGCCATGACCGGTCATGTAAATATGGACAACTATGAAATACTATATAGTCAAATCAGAGTAGAAGAGGTATAGAATGACATTAACACCAAACAAAAAACAGTATTTAGAAAAATTAAGTAAAGATGGAATCATCTCAGCCTTAGCTTTTGACCAACGTGGCGCCTTAAAACGAATGATGGCAGCTCATCAAACAGAAGAACCAAGTGTTGAACAAATGGAAGCCTTGAAAGTGATGGTCTCAGAAGAATTGACACCTTACGCCTCTTCAATTTTGTTGGACCCAGAATATGGCTTACCTGCGACAAAAGTCAAAGCTGAAGAAGCTGGACTACTCTTAGCCTATGAAAAAACAGGCTATGATACGACAACGACGAGTCGCTTACCAGACTGTCTTGTTGAGTGGTCGGCAAAACGGATTAAAGAAGCAGGAGCGGACGCTGTAAAATTCTTACTTTACTATGATGTGGATGGCGATGACGATGTCAACTTGCAGAAGAAAGCTTACATCGAACGGATTGGATCTGAATGTCAAGCCGAAGACATTCCATTTTTCCTTGAAATCTTAACTTATGATGAAAAGATTACAGATAATGGCAGTGTCGACTTTGCCAAAGTCAAGGCTCATAAAGTAAATGAAGCAATGAAAGTCTTCTCGGATGACCGTTTTGGAATTGATGTCCTCAAAGTCGAAGTGCCTGTCAACATGAAGTATGTCGAAGGCTTTGCCCAAGGAGAAGTGGTTTATAGCAAAGAAGAAGCAGCTCAGGCCTTTGAGGACCAAGAAGCTGCTAGTCACCTTCCATACATTTACCTAAGCGCTGGGGTATCAGCAGAGCTATTCCAAGAAACTTTAGTCTTTGCATCTGAATCGGGAGCTAAATTCAATGGTGTCCTCTGTGGCCGTGCAACCTGGTCAGGATCTGTGCCAGTCTACATCGAAAAGGGAGAAAATGCGGCGCGTCAATGGCTCCGCACAGAAGGATTCAAGAACATTGATGAATTAAATGAAGTCCTTGAAAAAACAGCAAGTCCTTGGACTGAGAAGTTAAAATAAAAACAAGCTAAAAAAGCTTGTTAAAAATGACTAGATTGAATTTCAGTTGAAAAGAATTTCCAATGTTTATAGACAAGAGCATATTCTAGAATACGACCAGTTTGTTGATGTCGTGTAACTTTAATTTGACGAACACACGGCTCACGACTTGCAAGTTTAAAGAAATCTCTAACAATAGATGGACATTCTAATTTGATATCTGTTTTTTGGGAGAAGGGCTGTTTGGCCATTTGAATATTATAATCAACAAAAAAACGATTATATAGGGAATTGTAGACAGATAGATCTGCTTCTGGATTCAAGATGAAATCATGCGGGATATAAGATTCTTGATATAGATAGGGTTGTCCATCAATCAAACGTTTCCGACAGAGGGTGTAATAAAATTCAGATTTATGAAGTCCTAATTGTTTCAAGTAGGTAGGGTTGTTGCCTTTGGTCAGACTGAGAACTTGAATTTCTTCTTGAAGATTTCTTGTTGGAGAATTGTATGAAAAATGGACTAACCGATCTTTAGTTGTATTTTCAATAAAGGTACCTAACCCTTGTTTTCGTGTAATATAACCTTCTTTTTCTAATTCCTTAAGTGCTCTGATAACAGTAATGGAGCTCACTTGGTATTTCTCTATTAATTCAGATTCAGTAAAAAAGCGATCCCCTCGTTTATAATGCTGTGACAAGATTAGATTAGACAAATCTTCTTTAATTATTTGATATTTTGGTTTTTTGATTGTTAACATTAGTAACTCATTTCTTTGTGAATATAATCATTATATCAAATTTATTAATAAAAAATAGAAAATCACTTTTATATAACAAGTTCACAATGATATTATATTAAAGCAAAAAAAGAAAACGGTTACATATACTGAACTGACAAATATTTAATCTATAAATTATAGAAGCAATACGTATCATTTTAATGTGAGGTGGCTATGTCAACATTTACTATTTCCGATCAATTCTATATGGATGGTAAACCTTTTAAAATTTTATCTGGTTCGATTCATTATTTTAGAATACCAAAAGAATCTTGGTATCATTCACTTTATAATCTGAAAGCCCTTGGTTTTAATACTGTTGAAACCTATGTTCCATGGAATTATCATGAGGCAAAAGAAGAAACTTATAACTTTTCAGATAATCATGACCTAGATTTCTTTTTAAGTCAAGCCCAAGAACTAGGATTATATGTACTTCTTAGACCATCACCTTATATTTGTGCAGAATGGGAATTTGGTGGTTTACCCGCTTGGCTACTGACCAAAAAGGTTAAAGTACGATCAACGGATCCCAATTACCTTTTTTATGTGAATCGATACTATGACAAATTAATACCAATTCTTAAGAAGCATGAATTAGCTAATGGTGGTAACATCATTATGCATCAGGTAGAAAATGAGTATGGGTCATATGGTGATGAAAAAGCCTACTTGAAAGCTTTAAAAACGATGATGGTTGAAAAAGGTTTACAGGCTCCCTTATTTACATCAGATGGTTCATGGCAGGCAGCACTAAGTGCTGGAAGTTTAATTGACGAAGATGTTCTGGTTACCGGAAATTTTGGCTCCAGACCGCAAGAAAATTTTGCTGCCTTATCTTTATTTTTGGAAGACCATGGTAAAAAGTGGCCCTTGATGTGTATGGAATTCTGGGATGGTTGGTTCAATCGTTATAAAGAACCAATAATCAAAAGAGATCCTCAAGAGACTGTTGATACAATCATGGAAACGATAGCTCTGGGCAATATTAATTTATACATGTTCCATGGTGGTAGTAACTTTGCTTTTATGAATGGATGCTCTGCTAGAGGAAAGATTGATTTACCACAAGTTACTTCTTATGATTATGACGCAATATTGGACGAAGCTGGCAATCCAACAAAGAAATACCGACTATTGCAAAAGAGCATGCAAGAATTATTTCCCAATCATGATTATCATGAACCACTGGTGAAAGAAACAATGGAAATTAAGGATATTCCTTTAGTTAACAAAGTTTCTTTAGTTTCAACTCTTGACAAGCTTTCGGATGTCACGAAGACATATTACCCTCTTAATATGGAAGATCTTGGACAATCAACTGGTTACATTTTCTACCGTACAAAAATTAATAAAGAAAGTGCAGAAGTTGAAAAAATTTCTTTGATCGATGCTCGAGATCGCGTGCAGATTTTCCAAAATAATCAATGGCTAGCAACTCAATATCAAGAGGAAGTTGGTCAAGAAGTTTTGATAAACCTCGAAGAGGAAAATAATCTTGATTTGCTAATTGAAAATATGGGGCGCATTAATTATGGACCTCGACTTACAGCACCTAGTCAAAGTAAAGGTCTAGGAAGTGGATTGATTGCCGATCTTCATTTTGTAGGGAACTGGGGGATTTATCCGTTGCCTATGGATGACATTTCAGCTATTGATTATACGAATCAGTGGTTACCAAATACTCCGGCTTTCTATGAATTTCAATTTGACTGTCAAGATTGTCAGGATACTTATATTGATATGACAGGATTTGGAAAAGGCCTTGTGTTTATCAATGGCAAAAATTTAGGCAGATTTTGGGAAGTAGGTCCCATAGTAAGTCTTTATCTTCCAAAATCTTATTTAATAACTGGAAACAATAAGTTAACTGTTTTTGAAACAGAAGGTAAATATAGAAATAAAATAAATTTAGTAAAACATCCAATAATCATATATGTTAAAGGAGAAAACTTATGACAATAATTGCAGCCCGTATTGATGGAAGACTGATTCATGGTCAAGTCGCAAATTTATGGACAACAAAGTTAAACATTAGCCGAATCATGGTCGTTGATAATGATATTGTGAATAGTGATTTAGAAAAAACAGCTCTTAAGTTAGCTACACCAACTGGTGTTAAATTATCAGTTTTAAATGAGGAAAAAGCAGCTAACAATATTACTGCTGGTAAATATGATTCTCAACGTTTGATGATTGTTGCTAAAAGTCCTGATCGTTTTTTACACCTAATTGAAGCGGGGGTTCCGATTACTGAACTAAATGTTGGAAACATGTCTCAAACTTCAGAAACGCGCTCAGTTACTAGATCAGTTAATGTTGTCGATAAAGATATTCAAGACTTCGATGCAATTAAAGCAAAAGGTGTTAAATTAATTGCACAAATGGTACCTGGCGATAGTCCAGCAGACTTTATGACCTTACTAAATAAAGTAAGATAACTTAGGGATTAAAACTAAAAATATTTGGAGGACATTCACTATGATTCAATGGTGGCAAATTCTATTACTAACTCTTTATTCTGCATATCAGATTTGTGATGAGTTAACTGTCAATACTTCAGCAGGATCACCTGTATTTGCAGGTTTGATGGCAGGTATCATTATGGGTGACATCAAGACAGGTTTGTGGATTGGTGGTAGCTTACAATTAATGGTACTGGGAGTTGGAACTTTTGGTGGTGCATCTCGTATAGATGCGACATCTGGTGCTATTTTAGCAACTGCCTTCTCAGTATCACAAGGTATCAAACCAGAGCTTGCAATATCAACAATTGCCGTACCAGTAGCAGCTTTATTAGTTTACACTGACATTTTAGGTCGTTTCTCTACAACCTATTTTGCTCATCGCATTGATAAACATGTAGAGGATTTTAATTATAAAGGAATTGAACGTAATTATTTACTTGGAGCTATTCCTTGGGCATTATCTAGGGCATTACCAGTTTTCTTAGCATTAGCACTAGGGGGAGGATTTGTTAAAGCTTTAGTTTCAGGCATTGGTGATATTCAATGGGTTGCTGATGGTTTAACACTTGCTGGTAAAATGTTACCAGGTTTAGGGTTTGCTATCTTATTGCATTACTTACCAGTTAAACGTAATCTCCATTATCTAGGATTAGGTTTTGCAATAACTGCAATCTTAACAACTATTTATACTAACCTAGCAAATGCTGGAACTGCTCTAGCAACTGTCTCTAAAGGTTTTGATGCAACACCATTTAAAGGTCTTCCAATGATTGGTATTGCTGTAATTGGTGCAGCACTTGCAACAATGCATTACAAAAATCACCAAGTTCTAGCACAGCCAATTGAAAAACAAGAAGTAACAATTTCAGAAAGTGGGGAAATTGAAGATGACGAAATCTAATTATAAATTAACTAAAGAGGATTTTAAGCAAGTTAATAAACGTAGTTTATTTACCTTCCAATTAGGTTGGAACTATGAGCGTATGCAAGGTTCCAGTTATCTTTATATGATTTTGCCCCAACTTCGTAAAATGTATGGAGATGGAACACCTGAATTAAAGGAAATGATGAAAACTCATACCCAATTCTTCAATACATCAAACTTTTTCCATACAATCATTACAGGTATTGATTTAGCTTTGGAAGAAAACGAAGGTTTGGAAGCAAAAGACGCTGTTAATGGTATTAAAACTGGCTTAATGGGACCATTTGCTCCAATTGGTGACTCAGTATTTGCATCATTAGTCCCTGCGATCATGGGATCAATTGCTGCATCATTAGCTATTAATGGTAATCCTATTGGAATTCTCCTTTGGATTTCTGTAACGTGCTTAATTAATATCTTCCGTTGGAAACAATTAGAAATCGCCTATAAAGAAGGTACAAAACTTGTAACAACTATGCGAGATAAATTATCTTCATTAGTTGATGCTGCGTCTGTTATGGGTGTCTTCATGGTTGGTGCTTTAATTGCTACAATGATTAACTTTAAATTTATTGCTGCACCAAAAATTGGTGAAAAAGTAATCAATGTTCAAGATTTATTTGATCAAATTTTCCCACGTCTTGTTCCTGCCTTATTTACAGGGTTAATTTTCTGGATTCTTGGAAGAAAAGGTATGACGCCGACAAAAACTATTTTTATGATTATCATCTTTGCTTTACTGATGTCATACTTTAAAGTATTAGGTGTGTAATATGGGGAAAAATTTAATTCTAGTGAGTCATGGCAATTTTTGTCATGAATTAAAAAAATCAACTGAAATG encodes:
- a CDS encoding GntR family transcriptional regulator; amino-acid sequence: MLTIKKPKYQIIKEDLSNLILSQHYKRGDRFFTESELIEKYQVSSITVIRALKELEKEGYITRKQGLGTFIENTTKDRLVHFSYNSPTRNLQEEIQVLSLTKGNNPTYLKQLGLHKSEFYYTLCRKRLIDGQPYLYQESYIPHDFILNPEADLSVYNSLYNRFFVDYNIQMAKQPFSQKTDIKLECPSIVRDFFKLASREPCVRQIKVTRHQQTGRILEYALVYKHWKFFSTEIQSSHF
- a CDS encoding PTS sugar transporter subunit IIB; the encoded protein is MTIIAARIDGRLIHGQVANLWTTKLNISRIMVVDNDIVNSDLEKTALKLATPTGVKLSVLNEEKAANNITAGKYDSQRLMIVAKSPDRFLHLIEAGVPITELNVGNMSQTSETRSVTRSVNVVDKDIQDFDAIKAKGVKLIAQMVPGDSPADFMTLLNKVR
- a CDS encoding PTS system mannose/fructose/sorbose family transporter subunit IID; translation: MTKSNYKLTKEDFKQVNKRSLFTFQLGWNYERMQGSSYLYMILPQLRKMYGDGTPELKEMMKTHTQFFNTSNFFHTIITGIDLALEENEGLEAKDAVNGIKTGLMGPFAPIGDSVFASLVPAIMGSIAASLAINGNPIGILLWISVTCLINIFRWKQLEIAYKEGTKLVTTMRDKLSSLVDAASVMGVFMVGALIATMINFKFIAAPKIGEKVINVQDLFDQIFPRLVPALFTGLIFWILGRKGMTPTKTIFMIIIFALLMSYFKVLGV
- a CDS encoding SIS domain-containing protein: MFQLSSDTLKTMGAEITTREIKQEPELWQETFDNYLKEKEEISSFLKKIIESANSKKIKVIFTGAGTSEYVGNTICSYLQTNGDRGNYLFYSIASTDLVASPQNFLYPEDTVLLVSFARSGNSPESVAAVNLVNQFVPNAYHLAITCAKDGQLAVRGKEMPKNHYVFLMPERSNDAGFAMTGSFSCMLFAALLIFDQSLSIDDKKLNLKAMASMAKNVIKREDEIQSYVNLDFNRLVYLGSGSLAGLTKEAQLKILELTAGKIATIFDSSMGFRHGPKSFVNEKTLLFDFVNNHPYTRQYDLDILEEVDADQIALKTIAVAQKGEVNFSGETFELTSDVQLADAYLALPMIVFAQTLALLTSIKVKNLPDTPSSTGTVNRVVKGVIIHDYHK
- a CDS encoding glycoside hydrolase family 35 protein yields the protein MSTFTISDQFYMDGKPFKILSGSIHYFRIPKESWYHSLYNLKALGFNTVETYVPWNYHEAKEETYNFSDNHDLDFFLSQAQELGLYVLLRPSPYICAEWEFGGLPAWLLTKKVKVRSTDPNYLFYVNRYYDKLIPILKKHELANGGNIIMHQVENEYGSYGDEKAYLKALKTMMVEKGLQAPLFTSDGSWQAALSAGSLIDEDVLVTGNFGSRPQENFAALSLFLEDHGKKWPLMCMEFWDGWFNRYKEPIIKRDPQETVDTIMETIALGNINLYMFHGGSNFAFMNGCSARGKIDLPQVTSYDYDAILDEAGNPTKKYRLLQKSMQELFPNHDYHEPLVKETMEIKDIPLVNKVSLVSTLDKLSDVTKTYYPLNMEDLGQSTGYIFYRTKINKESAEVEKISLIDARDRVQIFQNNQWLATQYQEEVGQEVLINLEEENNLDLLIENMGRINYGPRLTAPSQSKGLGSGLIADLHFVGNWGIYPLPMDDISAIDYTNQWLPNTPAFYEFQFDCQDCQDTYIDMTGFGKGLVFINGKNLGRFWEVGPIVSLYLPKSYLITGNNKLTVFETEGKYRNKINLVKHPIIIYVKGENL
- a CDS encoding PTS mannose/fructose/sorbose/N-acetylgalactosamine transporter subunit IIC, with translation MIQWWQILLLTLYSAYQICDELTVNTSAGSPVFAGLMAGIIMGDIKTGLWIGGSLQLMVLGVGTFGGASRIDATSGAILATAFSVSQGIKPELAISTIAVPVAALLVYTDILGRFSTTYFAHRIDKHVEDFNYKGIERNYLLGAIPWALSRALPVFLALALGGGFVKALVSGIGDIQWVADGLTLAGKMLPGLGFAILLHYLPVKRNLHYLGLGFAITAILTTIYTNLANAGTALATVSKGFDATPFKGLPMIGIAVIGAALATMHYKNHQVLAQPIEKQEVTISESGEIEDDEI
- a CDS encoding tagatose-6-phosphate kinase, whose amino-acid sequence is MILTITLNPSIDISYPLESFHLDTVNRVEEASKTAGGKGLNVSRVLSEVNQDILATGFIGGRLGQFLTEQLDQSQIKNHFYPIAGETRNCIAILHEGMQTEILESGPTITTKEAKGFLDHLKLVGNGAEVITISGSLPKGLDNNFYEYILEWGNGHHKQVVLDCSGAPLMAVLKGAYKPTVIKPNLEELEGLIGQKVTDDDDSIKTVLSVDLFKGIEWVIVSLGSKGAFAKHNDKFYRVTIPKIQTTNPVGSGDSTVAGIAWALSSKDDDNTLLKKCNVLGMLNAQEAMTGHVNMDNYEILYSQIRVEEV
- the lacD gene encoding tagatose-bisphosphate aldolase, translating into MTLTPNKKQYLEKLSKDGIISALAFDQRGALKRMMAAHQTEEPSVEQMEALKVMVSEELTPYASSILLDPEYGLPATKVKAEEAGLLLAYEKTGYDTTTTSRLPDCLVEWSAKRIKEAGADAVKFLLYYDVDGDDDVNLQKKAYIERIGSECQAEDIPFFLEILTYDEKITDNGSVDFAKVKAHKVNEAMKVFSDDRFGIDVLKVEVPVNMKYVEGFAQGEVVYSKEEAAQAFEDQEAASHLPYIYLSAGVSAELFQETLVFASESGAKFNGVLCGRATWSGSVPVYIEKGENAARQWLRTEGFKNIDELNEVLEKTASPWTEKLK